The sequence ATCGTGTTTCACTATATATTCTTGCAATACAAAGAAAAATACGCTTTCATTAAAATAAGATTTCCGTATTTCGGAATAATAGGATCCAGCGATGAACCTGTTCGAAGCCATGAAAGTGTTTGTCAAAGTCACCGAAACCGGCAGCCTGTCCGGCGCCGCCCGTATGCTCAAGCTATCCAATCCGTCGGTGACGCGGCATGTCGCCGACTTGGAAGCCTACCTTGGCGCGCGCCTGCTGAACCGCAGCACCCGTCGCATCAGCCTGACCGACACCGGCAGCGCCTATCTCGAACGCTGCAAGCAAGTACTCGCTGACCTGGAGCAGGCGACGCTCGTAGCCGGCATGCATGCGGCCAATCCCAGCGGCGTCTTGCGCATCAATGCGCCTTTGTCATTTTCGGTGCACCACCTGGGACGCGTACTGCCGTTATATGCGGAACGCTATCCCAATGTCGAACTGGATGTGACCTTGTCGGACCGGGTGGTGGATCTGGTAGAGGAAGGTTTCGACCTGGCGATCCGCATCGGCAAGCTGCAGAACTCCAGCCTGGTCATGCGGCGGCTGGTAGCGGCGCGCGTGCTCACCTGCGCCGCACCAGCCTATCTGGCACAACACGGCGTACCGCTGCATCCTGATGACCTGGCGCGGCACAAATGCCTGACTTACGCCTACAGCCAGCCGGATAACGAATGGCGCTTTCAACGCGACGGCAAAAGCCACACCGTGCGTATACATGGCGGCCTGCATTGCAATAACGGCGACCTGCTGCTGGCGGCGGCTTTGTCCGGCATGGGCATCATCCGCCAGCCGACCTTCATCATCGGCGACGCCATCCGCGACGGCCGCCTGCAGCCGCTGCTGACCGGCTATCAAGGCGACGAGCTGGCGATCCACGCGGTCTATCCGAGCCGCCAGCACCTGTCAGCCAAGGTGCGTACTTTTGTCGATTTCCTGGCACAGCAGTTCGGCGATGTGCCCGCCTGGGACCGCGATCTCCCCATATGAAAAAAGGCCGCATCCGCGGCCTTTGGTTTGCTAAGCCGGTACCCTCAGCTTATTTCTTCGCGCGCGGCGCGGCAGCCTTGGTCAATTGCGTAGTCGCCGTATTCAGGTTGGCTTCCAGCGTTTCCACTGCCTGCTTGGCATTCTTGGTCAGCTGCTCGTAACCGGCATTGGCGTTGCTGATCACCGATTTCAGAATGGCGATGGCATTTTCCGAACCCGCCGGCGCATTCTTGCTGACTTCTTCGATCAGGG comes from Collimonas pratensis and encodes:
- a CDS encoding LysR family transcriptional regulator, whose product is MNLFEAMKVFVKVTETGSLSGAARMLKLSNPSVTRHVADLEAYLGARLLNRSTRRISLTDTGSAYLERCKQVLADLEQATLVAGMHAANPSGVLRINAPLSFSVHHLGRVLPLYAERYPNVELDVTLSDRVVDLVEEGFDLAIRIGKLQNSSLVMRRLVAARVLTCAAPAYLAQHGVPLHPDDLARHKCLTYAYSQPDNEWRFQRDGKSHTVRIHGGLHCNNGDLLLAAALSGMGIIRQPTFIIGDAIRDGRLQPLLTGYQGDELAIHAVYPSRQHLSAKVRTFVDFLAQQFGDVPAWDRDLPI